The Methanomassiliicoccales archaeon region CCCTCGATGGCTTTTCCGGTTCTCCGTTCAAACTCCGAGACCTGATAAGTGGGCCGCGGATCCCATTTGGCCTCCAAAACCAACGCCTTCACCTTTCCTCCTTTCGCAAACGTTTGTAAGCTTGATTATACTCAAAACTCTCGTACTCACAAATTTCAAAAGTTTAAGCTAGTGTCGGATCGATCTCGCTCAAGCGAACCAGGCGGCCTTCTGTCAGGGATCTTTTAGCTGCATACCCCATTACCACCGCAACCTTTCCGTCCCAACCGGTCACTGGAGGGCTCTTTCCTTCGCGCACAGCTTCAATAAAAGCGCGCATTTCCTCAATATAAGCTTCACGATAGCGCTCCATAAAGAAGTAATGTAAGGGAGCTGAGGTATACCCTTGCTCCGTGGCCAAGTATGTGGCATGCGGTCGAGGGTTCTCCGCAAAAAGTGCGCCTTTCTCTCCCAAAATCTCAATCCGCTGATCATGCCCATATACGGCTTTTCGACAGTTGGTGATGACCCCCAATGCTCCGCTTTTGAACCGGAGGATAACCACTGCGGTGTCCACATCACCCGCAGCCCCGATTTCCGGGTCCACCAGGACAGACCCTGTGGCGTACACCTCCTCCACCTCCCCTAGGAGGAAACGGGCCATGTCGAAGTCGTGAATGGTCATGTCGAGGAAGATCCCCCCTGAGACCCGAACGTAGGAGATGGGCGGAGGCGCAGGATCGTAGCTTGTGATCTTGAGAAGCCAAGGCTTTCCGATTACTCCTTGGGAGAGAAGTTCCCGCAGGCGGCGAAAATGGGGGTCGAAGCGGCGGTGAAACCCCACCTGCAGGATTACTCCGGCTTTCTTCACGGCCGCCAAAATCGTGTCGATCTCGGAGAGATCTAATGCCAAAGGTTTTTCACAAAAGATGTGTTTTCCCGCGGCCGCGGCAGCCTGAATGATCTCAGCATGGGTGTGAGTGCTAGTACAAACAAGAACTGCCTCAATCTCCGAGTCATATAAGAGTTCATGGTAATCGCCAGTGATTTTGGGAATATTGAGTTCTCGAGCCAGGTTTATCGCTGCTTCCTTGAACACATCCGCCACCGCGACCAACTTTGTATTTTTTAACTCTCCCACTAAATTACTAGCGTGAAGTCTCCCGATCCTTCCTGCTCCAATTAAACCGATTTTCAAAGGCTGTGCCATCCTGTCCTCTCCTTTACCTAACAGCCCCTAACGCCAATCCTTGGACAATGTACTTTTGGAGCACAAGAGCCATAAAAAGCACCGGCAGAGTGGCCATAGTCGCAGTAGCTGAAACCGCCCCCCACATGAGGCCGTGGGCTTCCCTCATACCCGCAATGGCTACAGGCAGAGTCATAGCATGACTGCGTGTGAGGATTAAGGCAAAGAGGAAATCGTTCCAAGACCAAATAAAGCAGAAGAGAGCTGTTACTACAATCCCTGGAGCAATGAGAGGAAGAGTAACACGACGGATAACTCCAAGATGAGAACAGCCATCTATCATTGCGGCCTCTTCCAGTTCTCGAGGAACCTCTGCTACAAATCCTTTTATCATCCACACAGCAAAGGGAATAGTAATAATAAGATGAGGAATAATTACCGCAATATGAGTGTCCAAAAGGTGAAGTTGGTTCATCATCAGGAAAAAAGGCACCGCAGCGACTATAGGAGGGAAAAATTTCAGCGAAAGAATCCAGAAAGGCAATGTGTCGCCTCCTACTCGATATCGAGCAAAAGCGTATCCGCTTAACAATCCCACCAAAATAGCAATGGCTGTAGCCGATGAGGAAATGATAAGACTATTAACAAAGAACTGCCATTTTGTCTCAATGGCAAAGCGCCAGTGTTCTAGTGTAGGACGCATTGTTAGAAAACACGGCGGAGATCGCATTAACTCGTCCGAAGGTTGAAAAGAGGTGAGAAGCATCCAATAAACGGGGAAAAGTGTGAAAACTAAAGCAAGCCCAATGATAAAATATATAAAAAATTTGCTGAGAAACCTTTGCATACGCAAGCTCATCTTCGTTCCCTCCCTATTATTTTAAGAAATATAGTGACTCCAACAGAAAGCAGCATGGCGAGTACCCAAGCA contains the following coding sequences:
- the iolG gene encoding inositol 2-dehydrogenase, with translation MKIGLIGAGRIGRLHASNLVGELKNTKLVAVADVFKEAAINLARELNIPKITGDYHELLYDSEIEAVLVCTSTHTHAEIIQAAAAAGKHIFCEKPLALDLSEIDTILAAVKKAGVILQVGFHRRFDPHFRRLRELLSQGVIGKPWLLKITSYDPAPPPISYVRVSGGIFLDMTIHDFDMARFLLGEVEEVYATGSVLVDPEIGAAGDVDTAVVILRFKSGALGVITNCRKAVYGHDQRIEILGEKGALFAENPRPHATYLATEQGYTSAPLHYFFMERYREAYIEEMRAFIEAVREGKSPPVTGWDGKVAVVMGYAAKRSLTEGRLVRLSEIDPTLA
- a CDS encoding carbohydrate ABC transporter permease; this translates as MSLRMQRFLSKFFIYFIIGLALVFTLFPVYWMLLTSFQPSDELMRSPPCFLTMRPTLEHWRFAIETKWQFFVNSLIISSSATAIAILVGLLSGYAFARYRVGGDTLPFWILSLKFFPPIVAAVPFFLMMNQLHLLDTHIAVIIPHLIITIPFAVWMIKGFVAEVPRELEEAAMIDGCSHLGVIRRVTLPLIAPGIVVTALFCFIWSWNDFLFALILTRSHAMTLPVAIAGMREAHGLMWGAVSATATMATLPVLFMALVLQKYIVQGLALGAVR